Proteins encoded within one genomic window of Methanosarcina barkeri str. Wiesmoor:
- a CDS encoding IS1634-like element ISMba11 family transposase: MTLSPISESTTHLGHYGLIAGIFDELEISDLIDTLLPKKSGHNISHSTVLKAMCINGLGFTERRLYLFPAFFENLPTERLLGEGVLPEHLNDDVFGRTLDKIQEYGATEIFNHIILQAMKHVPINPRFCHSDTTNFSVYGDYKNDDNGKTINITYGHPKDKRVDLLRFSISMVTDQKRIPLFVRALDGNSSDKKVLIKTIKEVTQNLNLDQRVYHIADSAFYTEDNVKEIGTNAFFISRVPATINESKELLMTDLILETCSDERYSCSAVKSCYGGVEQLWVVFCSEEMKKKEEKKFDEKILKELEAAEKSLKKLSNHEFACEADARMAAEQWLKENELYEFQKLEIKTKSHRLGNKKGRPRKGEDVQTFYLIEAEIKHDQEKVQEKRAKLGRFILATNDLELTPDQLLKYYKEQGTVERGFRFLKDKSFRVSEVYLKKESRIEALAMVMVLCLLLYSIAEWKLRTRLEETKEAIRNQVKKKTQTPTMKWVFFQFRRITELEIEIEGKRIKKVLNLDEETIKVLRLMGEKYEKYYM; the protein is encoded by the coding sequence ATGACTCTCTCTCCCATCTCTGAATCCACAACTCATCTTGGTCATTATGGCCTTATTGCTGGCATATTTGACGAACTTGAAATTTCAGATTTGATTGACACTCTTCTTCCTAAGAAAAGTGGTCATAACATTTCTCATTCTACTGTTCTTAAGGCAATGTGCATTAACGGTTTAGGATTTACTGAACGTCGTCTTTACCTATTTCCTGCTTTCTTTGAAAACTTGCCCACTGAAAGGTTACTGGGAGAAGGTGTTCTCCCAGAACACCTTAATGATGACGTTTTTGGCAGAACTCTGGACAAAATCCAGGAATATGGAGCAACCGAAATCTTCAATCATATAATTCTGCAAGCTATGAAACACGTTCCTATTAATCCTCGTTTTTGTCATTCAGATACTACAAATTTCAGTGTTTATGGTGACTATAAAAATGATGATAACGGCAAAACTATCAACATTACTTATGGTCATCCTAAAGATAAGAGAGTCGATTTACTTCGTTTTTCTATTTCTATGGTTACTGATCAGAAAAGAATTCCTCTGTTTGTGAGAGCGTTAGATGGTAACAGTTCCGATAAGAAAGTTCTCATCAAAACCATAAAGGAAGTAACACAGAACCTGAATCTTGATCAGAGAGTCTACCATATTGCAGACAGTGCATTTTATACTGAAGATAATGTCAAAGAGATAGGAACTAACGCTTTTTTCATCTCGAGAGTACCTGCAACCATCAATGAATCAAAGGAATTATTGATGACAGACTTAATTCTGGAAACATGCTCTGATGAACGTTATTCTTGTTCTGCTGTAAAATCCTGTTATGGTGGAGTAGAACAGTTATGGGTTGTATTCTGTTCAGAGGAAATGAAAAAGAAGGAAGAGAAGAAATTTGATGAAAAGATTCTCAAAGAGCTTGAAGCAGCAGAAAAGTCTCTTAAAAAGCTTTCTAATCATGAGTTTGCTTGTGAAGCAGACGCAAGAATGGCTGCTGAACAATGGTTGAAAGAGAATGAACTGTATGAATTCCAGAAACTTGAAATAAAAACTAAGTCACACAGACTTGGAAACAAGAAAGGAAGACCAAGGAAAGGTGAAGATGTACAGACTTTTTACCTGATAGAAGCAGAGATAAAACACGACCAGGAGAAAGTACAGGAAAAAAGAGCAAAGTTAGGAAGGTTCATTCTTGCAACCAATGATCTGGAGTTGACTCCAGATCAACTCCTAAAGTACTATAAAGAACAGGGAACAGTTGAAAGAGGGTTCAGGTTCCTTAAAGATAAGAGTTTCAGAGTGTCTGAGGTGTACCTGAAAAAAGAGTCCAGAATAGAAGCACTTGCAATGGTAATGGTTCTGTGTTTGTTATTGTATTCAATAGCTGAATGGAAACTGAGAACAAGATTGGAGGAAACAAAAGAAGCTATTAGAAACCAAGTAAAGAAGAAAACACAGACTCCAACAATGAAATGGGTATTCTTTCAGTTCAGGAGAATAACGGAGTTAGAGATCGAAATTGAGGGAAAGAGGATAAAAAAGGTATTAAATCTGGATGAAGAAACAATTAAAGTGCTGAGATTGATGGGAGAAAAATACGAAAAATATTATATGTGA
- a CDS encoding disaggregatase related repeat-containing protein: MNGKKLTYKWGDRKKLLFLNIIFVFIIVSITLTLSKTSCTTVYVATNGSGDFNCDGSDDQVEINKALAYVAENPQFTTVHLKGPNTYIISDSIFIGNDTILAGDSTAVIKLEDKAGWPLEKPMITQMDSVGNHDITIRGFEIDGNHDKNNEKNRGKGYHNLIHVLNCENIQVHDMYMHDSHGDGLKAVKCSGVKFYNNRVYKLGHDVLYAIYSSNIEAWNNKITCRTNSGLRIYNTNHVKFYNNIINSEGGGGAGIEIQKIGPSTVMNDIEIYNNLLYETNTAGIWITGYGSGYSKDSAKDIFIHHNKFYKTGINEGADWSGGIVLNGVQNTMIENNKFDGCYGAAIAHKQVSDEFSAPGSGYITIVKNNIIINTQSSPAAGDGYAVYNHLKNTHSFILENNCLSGNAGGNYMGVNSTSDVEADSELAAKLNTNESLGKDFPWSEAMSAGPQMPYEINESKVQTGQEEGFESSLKRAFSEFIRFLKKLFLNLSMQSDKAENLKIALPFIISDNRLREEAPNITFSDSEYIDVGKKSDGGIYRGVIIFDLSSLNQTDQVDEATLSLFWYYPENQIRSKDTILEVYRPTKWCREHVTWQQRESNDPWKNSGGDWYDRNGIFQGSTPYAKVTISGDETPDNRYYDLDVTELVQEYISGKYENTGFLIKAHEEDENYVAFYSSNWQNKNQRPKLTIEYT, encoded by the coding sequence ATGAATGGAAAGAAGCTAACGTATAAATGGGGAGACAGAAAAAAGTTATTGTTTCTTAATATAATTTTTGTTTTTATAATCGTAAGTATAACTCTCACTTTATCAAAGACATCCTGTACAACAGTTTATGTTGCTACCAATGGAAGTGGGGACTTTAACTGTGATGGAAGTGACGACCAGGTAGAGATAAACAAAGCTCTTGCATATGTTGCAGAAAACCCTCAGTTCACAACCGTTCATCTGAAGGGCCCCAATACATACATCATCTCGGACAGTATTTTTATTGGAAACGACACTATTCTGGCAGGAGATTCTACAGCCGTAATCAAACTTGAAGATAAAGCAGGTTGGCCTCTAGAAAAACCTATGATTACGCAGATGGACAGTGTTGGAAATCATGATATTACTATAAGGGGATTTGAGATTGACGGAAATCACGATAAAAACAATGAAAAGAATAGGGGGAAAGGATATCATAACCTGATCCATGTCCTTAACTGCGAGAATATACAGGTTCACGATATGTATATGCATGACAGCCATGGCGATGGGCTTAAAGCCGTAAAATGTTCAGGTGTTAAGTTTTACAATAACCGGGTATATAAGTTAGGGCATGACGTCCTCTACGCTATCTATTCTTCGAATATAGAGGCCTGGAATAATAAAATAACGTGCAGAACGAATAGCGGTTTGAGAATTTACAATACAAACCATGTAAAATTCTATAACAATATAATTAACTCAGAAGGAGGGGGTGGGGCAGGAATCGAAATCCAGAAAATTGGTCCGTCAACTGTGATGAATGATATCGAGATCTACAATAATCTGCTATATGAGACGAACACAGCAGGTATATGGATTACAGGCTATGGATCCGGGTATTCTAAAGATTCTGCAAAAGATATATTCATACACCATAATAAATTTTATAAAACCGGTATTAACGAGGGTGCGGACTGGTCAGGGGGCATAGTGCTTAATGGTGTCCAAAATACCATGATAGAGAACAATAAATTTGACGGATGCTATGGAGCTGCTATTGCCCATAAACAGGTCAGTGATGAATTTTCGGCCCCAGGTTCAGGCTATATAACTATCGTGAAAAATAATATAATAATTAATACACAGTCTAGTCCTGCAGCTGGAGATGGATATGCTGTATACAACCATCTAAAAAATACCCATTCCTTTATCCTGGAAAACAATTGTCTTTCAGGCAACGCCGGTGGAAATTATATGGGTGTAAATTCTACCTCAGACGTTGAAGCTGACTCAGAACTTGCAGCGAAGTTGAACACCAATGAGTCTTTGGGTAAGGACTTTCCCTGGAGTGAAGCTATGTCTGCTGGACCACAGATGCCTTATGAGATAAATGAAAGCAAAGTCCAGACCGGACAGGAAGAAGGCTTTGAGTCGAGTCTTAAAAGGGCTTTTTCAGAGTTTATAAGGTTCCTGAAAAAATTATTCTTAAATCTTTCGATGCAGTCTGATAAAGCGGAAAACCTTAAAATTGCTTTACCTTTCATTATTTCTGACAACAGGCTGAGAGAAGAAGCTCCAAATATCACTTTTAGTGATAGTGAGTATATAGATGTCGGAAAAAAATCCGATGGAGGCATTTACAGAGGCGTTATAATCTTTGATCTGAGTTCACTTAATCAGACTGACCAGGTTGATGAGGCAACCCTATCTTTATTCTGGTACTATCCGGAGAATCAAATAAGATCGAAGGATACCATACTGGAAGTATACAGGCCTACGAAATGGTGCAGAGAACATGTTACCTGGCAGCAGAGGGAATCTAATGACCCTTGGAAAAACTCTGGAGGAGACTGGTATGACCGGAATGGGATTTTCCAGGGAAGCACTCCATATGCCAAGGTAACTATCAGTGGAGATGAAACCCCTGACAACCGCTACTACGACCTAGATGTAACAGAACTTGTGCAGGAATATATAAGCGGAAAGTACGAGAATACAGGTTTCCTTATAAAAGCCCACGAGGAAGATGAAAACTATGTAGCTTTCTACAGTTCCAACTGGCAAAATAAAAATCAGAGACCCAAACTCACTATAGAGTATACCTGA
- a CDS encoding serine O-acetyltransferase gives MSVHLGFSIPINVFGPGLCIAHRGTIIINKNARVGENCRIHACTNIGSSQDGISAPQIGNNVYIGPGAKIFGNIVIADNIAIGANSVVNKSFYEKGISIAGIPAKKISTKGSDGIIVTATQNCKK, from the coding sequence ATGAGTGTTCACCTAGGGTTCAGTATTCCAATAAATGTCTTTGGTCCAGGGTTGTGTATTGCCCATAGAGGAACTATCATTATAAACAAAAATGCCAGGGTTGGGGAGAACTGCAGAATACATGCCTGTACTAATATAGGATCTAGCCAGGATGGGATTTCAGCCCCGCAAATTGGAAATAACGTATATATAGGACCTGGTGCCAAAATTTTTGGAAATATCGTAATTGCCGACAATATAGCAATTGGAGCAAACTCCGTTGTAAATAAATCATTTTATGAAAAAGGCATTTCAATTGCAGGCATTCCTGCCAAAAAAATAAGCACTAAAGGATCAGATGGCATTATAGTTACAGCTACGCAAAATTGTAAAAAATAA
- a CDS encoding right-handed parallel beta-helix repeat-containing protein — MNWESLRHRWQKRKKNVVYFTILVFLIALGTTALSTTSSSITVYVSADGRGNFNCDGSNDQVEINKAFAYVAENPQFTTVYLKGPNTYIISDSILIGNDTILAGDSTAVIKLEDKAGWPRNKPLITQMDSSGSQNITIKGFEINGNHDKNEDKKRGEGCYNQIYFSNSSNIQVHSIYMHDGHGDGLKIERSSNIQFYDNRVYKLGHDGLFAIDCLNVEAWKNRITCRTNSGLRIWNSNHVKFHDNIIDSFYHWSAGGSGILIEKTTGVMNDIEVYNNTIHNTYGPGIWLLGYGNSYPREEAENVYIHHNIFYSTGTNPNIDWVGGIVTSGFYNTLVENNVFDGTYHAALVHMYPTNDSTDLSPKDTGYTTIVRNNIIVNMLQRKKDPSGTGYGVINYLPETHSFVLENNCLYNNLAGDYRNASSTSDIHVNPHFANEKNHDYHLKSTGGRWNGKTWVKDTVSSPCIDTGYLDSEYSKEPGNSGSRANIGRYGNTEWASISGNRPGYVVWWNQLFSPEWKTFRLLLKMFFLFCFNMLY; from the coding sequence ATGAACTGGGAAAGTCTAAGACATAGATGGCAAAAGAGGAAAAAAAACGTAGTCTACTTTACAATTTTAGTTTTTTTGATCGCATTAGGAACCACCGCTCTTTCCACTACATCATCCAGTATAACTGTTTACGTTTCTGCCGACGGGAGAGGGAATTTTAACTGCGATGGAAGTAATGACCAGGTAGAAATAAACAAAGCGTTCGCATATGTTGCAGAAAACCCTCAGTTCACAACCGTTTATCTGAAGGGCCCCAATACATACATCATCTCGGACAGTATTTTAATTGGAAATGACACTATTCTGGCAGGAGATTCTACAGCTGTAATCAAACTTGAAGATAAAGCAGGCTGGCCAAGGAATAAGCCCTTGATTACGCAGATGGACAGTTCTGGAAGCCAGAATATCACTATAAAAGGATTTGAAATCAACGGAAATCATGACAAGAACGAAGACAAAAAGAGAGGAGAGGGATGTTACAATCAGATTTATTTCTCTAATTCCAGCAATATTCAGGTTCACTCTATATACATGCACGACGGGCACGGAGATGGGCTGAAGATAGAAAGAAGCTCTAATATCCAATTTTACGATAACCGAGTATATAAACTGGGGCATGACGGTCTTTTTGCCATCGATTGCCTGAACGTTGAGGCCTGGAAAAACAGGATAACCTGCAGGACTAACAGCGGTCTTAGAATCTGGAATTCAAACCATGTCAAGTTCCATGATAACATAATAGATTCCTTTTATCACTGGAGTGCTGGCGGTTCTGGAATTCTGATTGAGAAAACAACAGGTGTAATGAATGACATAGAGGTGTATAATAATACTATTCATAACACCTATGGACCCGGAATCTGGCTGTTAGGCTATGGTAACTCTTACCCCAGGGAAGAGGCAGAGAACGTATATATTCACCACAATATTTTCTATAGCACCGGTACGAACCCAAACATAGATTGGGTAGGTGGTATAGTAACAAGTGGATTTTACAATACCCTTGTTGAGAATAACGTATTTGATGGTACGTATCATGCTGCGCTTGTCCATATGTATCCTACGAATGATTCTACCGATCTTTCACCCAAAGATACAGGATATACCACAATTGTCCGCAATAATATTATTGTAAATATGCTGCAACGTAAAAAAGATCCAAGCGGGACAGGATATGGAGTTATTAATTATCTTCCTGAAACGCATTCCTTTGTGCTGGAAAATAACTGCCTTTACAATAACTTAGCAGGAGACTATAGAAACGCCAGTTCGACAAGCGACATCCATGTAAACCCCCACTTTGCAAACGAAAAAAATCATGATTATCATCTGAAATCAACAGGTGGAAGATGGAATGGAAAAACGTGGGTAAAGGATACTGTAAGTTCTCCATGTATCGACACCGGTTATCTGGACTCTGAATATTCAAAGGAGCCAGGAAATAGTGGAAGCAGGGCCAATATAGGCAGGTATGGAAATACTGAATGGGCTTCGATCTCAGGGAATAGACCCGGATATGTTGTATGGTGGAACCAACTATTTTCACCAGAATGGAAAACTTTCAGGCTGCTGCTGAAGATGTTTTTTTTATTCTGCTTTAATATGTTATATTAA
- a CDS encoding polysaccharide deacetylase family protein — protein MKGSFSVTVDLEDWYHIPSVCSSPYAVYRTVNEFFEKWEGRYDYLTEPTKRALDILDEFNVTATFFVVADIVEHYPGLVESIVERGHEIACHGLHHACKINPETKERLMSNDEFEQKTLRAKRILEKVSGERVVGYRAPNAFIGGWMLDSLESIGFRYDSSVSVNSLYNKTDSSLKTVSSFPYYPLENGLEAGEDRNFIEFPWAYYQNILKIPASGGPILRFLGAPLVLNGLIQSLKRGHTIFYFHPIDISCTKFPSVGNNRPFYWCMKGKLVERRIRHILKALNDVNKVCLRDYPEI, from the coding sequence ATGAAGGGGAGTTTTTCAGTTACAGTGGATCTTGAAGATTGGTATCATATTCCTTCAGTCTGCAGTTCTCCTTACGCCGTTTACAGGACTGTAAACGAGTTTTTTGAAAAATGGGAAGGCAGGTACGATTACCTGACTGAACCTACAAAAAGGGCATTGGATATTCTCGATGAGTTCAACGTGACTGCTACTTTCTTTGTAGTTGCGGATATTGTAGAACACTATCCTGGACTTGTCGAGTCAATTGTGGAAAGAGGGCATGAAATTGCATGTCACGGTCTGCATCACGCCTGCAAAATCAATCCTGAGACAAAGGAGCGATTAATGAGTAACGATGAATTCGAGCAGAAGACGTTGCGTGCGAAAAGAATTCTTGAAAAAGTTAGTGGGGAGAGAGTAGTAGGCTACAGGGCACCAAATGCCTTTATAGGTGGCTGGATGCTAGATTCACTTGAAAGCATCGGGTTCAGATATGATTCTTCAGTTTCCGTAAATTCTCTTTATAATAAAACGGATTCGTCCCTTAAGACAGTGTCATCTTTTCCTTACTATCCTTTAGAGAACGGGCTTGAGGCAGGCGAAGACAGAAATTTTATTGAATTCCCCTGGGCATATTATCAGAACATACTTAAAATTCCGGCGTCAGGGGGTCCGATACTCCGCTTTCTTGGAGCCCCTCTGGTATTGAATGGGCTTATCCAGAGTTTGAAAAGAGGACATACTATCTTTTATTTCCATCCAATTGATATTTCCTGTACTAAATTCCCTTCAGTAGGGAACAACAGACCATTTTACTGGTGTATGAAGGGAAAGCTTGTAGAACGCAGAATTCGTCACATTCTGAAAGCTCTGAATGATGTTAATAAAGTGTGCCTAAGGGACTACCCAGAAATATAG
- a CDS encoding metal-dependent hydrolase, protein MFIFGHIGITLGIFYFLSRLFSKNNFWVNVPWIAFGALLPDFIDKPLGRIILAETIGSGRIFAHTLLFGLLLVLAGYYLYIQGKPELLIIAGASFCHILEDQIWNSPEVLFWPFLGWSFPKDTISASFIEYLMIIFSRSYHPGFTEVFISEIVGLIIIVLLTVKYINETKRANFAIAKKRKI, encoded by the coding sequence ATGTTTATTTTCGGACATATTGGGATTACTCTGGGGATCTTTTATTTCCTGAGCCGATTATTTTCTAAAAATAACTTCTGGGTAAATGTTCCGTGGATTGCATTCGGAGCACTCCTTCCAGACTTTATCGATAAACCTCTTGGCAGGATAATTCTTGCTGAAACCATAGGAAGCGGACGAATTTTTGCCCATACTCTACTTTTTGGCCTTCTGCTGGTCCTGGCAGGGTACTATCTCTATATCCAGGGGAAACCTGAACTCCTGATTATTGCAGGAGCATCTTTTTGCCACATTTTAGAAGATCAGATATGGAATAGCCCTGAAGTACTTTTCTGGCCGTTCCTGGGCTGGAGTTTTCCGAAAGATACGATTTCGGCAAGCTTTATTGAGTATCTTATGATAATTTTTAGTAGATCTTACCACCCCGGATTCACAGAAGTTTTTATCTCAGAAATCGTTGGACTGATTATAATTGTCCTTCTTACTGTTAAATATATAAACGAGACGAAAAGAGCGAATTTCGCTATAGCAAAAAAGAGAAAAATTTAG
- a CDS encoding (5-formylfuran-3-yl)methyl phosphate synthase codes for MKLLISPINKEEAIIASRGGADIVDVKNPKEGSLGANFPWVIRDVKGAVNGRQPISATIGDFNYKPGTASLAAFGAAVAGADYIKVGLYDIQTEDQALELITKITQAVKDYDSTKKVVASGYSDYKRINSISPLLLPSIAAKAGADVVMVDTGIKDGKSTFEFMDEEELKKFTGLAHECGLENAIAGSLKFEDLPVLERIGPDIIGVRGMVCGGDRTNSIRQELVEKLVAECQA; via the coding sequence ATGAAACTGCTTATAAGTCCAATTAATAAAGAGGAAGCAATAATTGCTTCCAGAGGCGGCGCAGACATTGTAGATGTCAAGAATCCCAAAGAAGGTTCCCTTGGTGCAAATTTCCCATGGGTAATAAGGGACGTAAAGGGAGCTGTAAACGGTAGACAGCCCATAAGCGCAACTATCGGAGATTTTAACTATAAACCAGGAACTGCTTCCCTTGCAGCATTTGGAGCAGCCGTTGCAGGAGCAGACTATATTAAAGTTGGCCTTTACGATATCCAGACTGAAGATCAGGCCTTAGAGCTTATCACAAAAATAACACAGGCTGTAAAGGACTATGACTCAACAAAGAAAGTTGTTGCCTCAGGATATTCGGACTACAAGCGCATCAATTCAATATCTCCATTACTGCTTCCTTCAATCGCCGCAAAAGCTGGGGCAGATGTGGTGATGGTTGATACAGGAATTAAAGATGGAAAATCTACCTTCGAATTTATGGACGAGGAAGAACTTAAAAAGTTCACAGGCCTTGCCCATGAGTGCGGACTTGAAAACGCGATTGCAGGCTCCCTGAAATTTGAGGATCTTCCAGTGCTTGAGAGAATCGGACCGGATATTATCGGGGTTCGGGGTATGGTCTGCGGAGGAGATAGAACAAATTCAATCCGGCAGGAACTGGTAGAAAAGCTCGTAGCTGAATGCCAGGCTTGA